In one window of Paenibacillus xylanexedens DNA:
- a CDS encoding YvrJ family protein, which yields MMEGDIAAIIANLGFPIAITLYLLIRFEKKISDLSDAINGLKNEIQKNVKR from the coding sequence ATGATGGAGGGTGACATTGCTGCTATTATTGCTAATTTAGGTTTCCCGATTGCAATTACTTTGTATCTACTTATTCGATTCGAAAAAAAAATATCTGATCTGAGCGATGCTATTAATGGCTTAAAGAATGAAATACAAAAAAATGTAAAGAGGTGA
- a CDS encoding sigma-70 family RNA polymerase sigma factor: MKTDDDLNRRFITYMANLIYYNSINYDKKRRMKDSRFQLTLDTDENIDSALLAVYDSESVPPNLKDHIADHSLYQAYESLSAQQQQILSFAYVQALNDKEIARILGVSQQNVSKHRLKALTKLRNLITEGDEL; encoded by the coding sequence TTGAAAACGGATGACGACTTGAATCGTCGTTTTATCACGTATATGGCCAATCTTATATACTACAACTCTATTAATTATGACAAAAAGAGACGAATGAAGGACAGCCGCTTCCAGCTAACTTTAGACACCGATGAAAACATAGATTCTGCCTTACTTGCAGTTTATGACTCTGAATCTGTGCCACCAAATTTAAAAGATCACATTGCGGATCACTCACTTTATCAAGCGTATGAATCCCTCTCAGCACAACAACAACAGATTTTATCTTTTGCTTACGTACAAGCACTAAATGACAAGGAAATAGCCAGAATATTGGGAGTATCCCAGCAAAATGTCTCGAAACACCGCTTAAAAGCTCTAACTAAATTGCGCAACTTAATAACGGAAGGGGATGAATTATGA
- a CDS encoding lysozyme — protein sequence MANVLGASGKALIKSHEGFSLKFYGDPYGYPTVGWGHLITTSKTYKKNTTGNPNDSLLTQAEANALSTSLKLSYTSPISESQANTFFTNDTAEAVQRVNNLTLPAGMSLSQAQFDALVSLTFNGGPKVLATADVKNLLAYKLIYASFQGPRSDVEKDNCSKLVSKAFSYDRNLTRRRNEEATLFCKGQPYTHKFPVYSL from the coding sequence ATGGCAAATGTTTTAGGCGCTAGTGGAAAAGCCCTTATTAAATCGCATGAGGGATTTTCCTTAAAATTCTATGGAGACCCCTATGGGTATCCAACAGTTGGATGGGGACATCTTATAACAACGAGCAAAACATATAAGAAAAACACAACAGGTAATCCAAATGATTCTCTTCTAACCCAAGCAGAAGCTAATGCTCTATCAACTTCTTTGAAACTAAGTTATACTTCTCCAATTTCTGAGTCTCAGGCAAATACATTTTTTACCAATGATACCGCAGAGGCTGTACAAAGAGTAAATAATTTGACACTTCCTGCTGGTATGTCTTTGTCACAAGCTCAGTTTGATGCACTTGTTTCGCTGACTTTTAATGGAGGTCCTAAAGTGCTTGCAACCGCTGATGTAAAAAATCTTCTTGCATACAAGCTGATATATGCGTCTTTTCAAGGCCCACGTTCAGATGTAGAAAAAGATAATTGTTCGAAACTAGTCAGCAAAGCATTTTCATATGACAGAAACTTAACAAGACGAAGAAATGAAGAAGCAACTTTATTTTGTAAAGGGCAGCCTTATACTCACAAATTTCCAGTATATTCACTTTAG
- a CDS encoding helix-turn-helix domain-containing protein: MLAELLVQAQQHHDQEATLHILESFTPKIKASLRQVPSDHREDLKQELYVKMIEVIQTFNIR; encoded by the coding sequence ATGTTGGCCGAACTTTTAGTACAAGCACAGCAGCATCATGATCAGGAGGCGACATTACATATTCTAGAATCTTTCACACCAAAGATTAAAGCCTCCTTACGACAAGTACCTAGCGATCATCGAGAGGATCTAAAACAGGAACTCTATGTCAAAATGATTGAGGTCATACAAACTTTTAATATTAGATAA